GGTGTGGTGTAAGAAATGCCTAAAAAGAGGAAAAGCAGAGGAAGAGCTAAAGGCGGCAAGGGTAGATCTGATTTCGTTCACTGCAGCAACTGTGGGCACCTCGTACCTAGAGACAAGGCTAAGAAGGTGACATCTAGAATAAGCCTCGTCGAACCGACCTTGGCCAAGGAACTCAAATCTGCTGGAGCGTACATAGCGGCTCCAAAGACGATAAAATACTATTGTGTGTCCTGCGCCGTCCACTATGGTTTAGTCAAGGTTAGGGCGAGGGAAGAGAGGCGCCTCAAATAGTTCAAGAAGATCTCTTCAGAGCTTTAACTATATAGATGAACCTCTGTATGTAGGTGGCTACTGCTAAGATCAATACTACAATTATGCCCAAGTAAACGAAGCCGATTAGGGTTAGGGCTGCAAGCACTATGATCCTCTCAGCCCTTTCCCCTAAACCTACGCCGAACACTTTAACACCTAGAGACTCGCCCCTAGCCCTAGAATAGCTTACAAGCAGCGAGAAGGATAACGCTAATAACACTAGGTATGCAGGGGCGTAGCCACCAAGCATGACGCCTACAAAGACCAACACTTCAGCTAGCCGATCTAAAGATGAGTCTAAAAAGGCGCCCATGTTAGAAACTCTATTTGTGGCTCGAGCAACCGCCCCATCCACAACATCCAAGAAACCTGTGAGCAGCAGCATAACACCAGCTAATATCGTTGTGTAGACGCTTTGTATAGCGTAAAAGTAGGATGAGGCTAGCGCTGCTACTAAGCTTAGGGCTGTCCAGCCTGAAGGTGGTATGTGTGTCTTAGCGGCTGCTGCTCCTATTTTTGCTGTTAGAGGTTCTATGATTTGGCGTAGTCTGTTAAGCATACCACCCT
The sequence above is a segment of the Nitrososphaerota archaeon genome. Coding sequences within it:
- a CDS encoding 30S ribosomal protein S26e; this encodes MPKKRKSRGRAKGGKGRSDFVHCSNCGHLVPRDKAKKVTSRISLVEPTLAKELKSAGAYIAAPKTIKYYCVSCAVHYGLVKVRAREERRLK
- a CDS encoding CDP-alcohol phosphatidyltransferase family protein is translated as MLNRLRQIIEPLTAKIGAAAAKTHIPPSGWTALSLVAALASSYFYAIQSVYTTILAGVMLLLTGFLDVVDGAVARATNRVSNMGAFLDSSLDRLAEVLVFVGVMLGGYAPAYLVLLALSFSLLVSYSRARGESLGVKVFGVGLGERAERIIVLAALTLIGFVYLGIIVVLILAVATYIQRFIYIVKALKRSS